One Stigmatopora argus isolate UIUO_Sarg chromosome 12, RoL_Sarg_1.0, whole genome shotgun sequence genomic window carries:
- the tep1 gene encoding telomerase protein component 1 isoform X1, giving the protein MSFHRALRQQISRNNAASDDSPRRGSTRRAILCTRMQLPQIAMRGLDLRPNLSCSTTGASLSSNYVPPCLENKLLQTSSSLLSSSLQACSLTATSSLQPSALTSTSSGVLLSVLSATSSLLLNTDNALLKSSHLTSLTPSSVNPLLSTTSPFQALLSRISQPPSYLLQEGEQKKDEDGEEEISEAQLCSFEESSVMYSDDEEMSSEEEEEREKVVAPEAMELYSPELSKENQRVISARQEEFADVVRGKQQIEEELKNKKYLLLNAVCLSLVQKSNPPGQKDWDSEDSVWTNITSLVKDIAAFDPQFILKVALYTRQELNIRITANFLLALAANHPTTKSHVRRYFCASVQLPSDWLEVVRIYSTCFSHSLPMCLKKAMVDKFKQFSEYQLAKYNTRKHRCKHNRKKCKSKPSSTDMKKWANMLRTDETILQKYLQMDDQNNVEAKNTVDKKQNVFNMKNLIKKLHIKEPADHVMAILGRKYPTDLKTFNGSGLQGDWEQDRAGQRMKLKSAETWERLLSLEGNKAATWEKLIDDKSLPFMAMLRNLRNMINQGISLKHHQKVLNRLTNKKAVLQSRQFPFRFLSAYKVIMELRGLASPKKASGNQEILKKILKQVPVNKRFRRLDWESTGKKRLRLALCVPFVYRLYRTKKDQIFKASRREYTADVLDRYRQALERSVQISCRYNIPPMPGRTVILINISMSRGDRRQKRDFCLPPDSECSEEEEEEEEEEDQEEDESKKKKKKKEDKLTPSMLEVTVLLSLMIASSCEDVHVYLLDYNKYSAAQLESDMVLENVRSVMQQIQTLQNTTENPLQYRTFFYNVLQKNKADNIILLNENWTGNEVLWAIKKYRKETGNKCLFIEMAMSDDAYESNKPSDRNHVYLRGFSEQMLRFVVERGSSRLLDHVEHLDKLYYIPSPAGAKDETTNCIVSIPKTPKLRWRGVRVFISSTFRDMHAERDVLVRSVFPELRRRAAQHYVHVQEVELRWGLTEEESGRAAALCLAEVARSQMMVAILGQRYGLVPDSPAQLDLQQYKGLASGLKDLSITDMEIRHFRALYGETAKQRMLCYFRDSDVIKTIPVAWRSDFVAESKDAESKMARLKRWIHIHELKVTDYSCEWGGVVEGKPYLKNLEHFAKAVLEDLWEAVVQQFVKHDEEEEAGADSQIREQEVHQEALQRQFFSRAKLMSAAVDMVEQLQAKGGALVVEGGPGQGKTLFMAALAEALRSSTKSKKNPTCDVISYSTTASQSSRSVENLLRCLVRCLRRLREEESPLPVSYKDLLSEFHTTLKDIKRNKPLVLLVDGVDLVCDNWDQISSGWIPQELPKGVCLAMSAASTSALVRALSKKSSTLLFTLPPLTMTERKEIVEKELDSFGKKLSDAAFNNQLQTLIAKKGAESPLYLHVACEELRNFASFDKLNENLQALPQSLNLLVQYCLKRICSDHRSIVGLRCALASLTVSHAGLRERDLYSLLNTCNDLPSFERPVAWHQVLSLYRSPKGRVPMVAFTRLVQSLRSLTTLSHRHDTDDVLSLSNPDVRRAFEDVLLPSEDHRRRAHLVLAGHLWVLADSQGTDTFLHGETDAVWQLTANLVQSEELEVLHSLLSNYYFLHANVRNNLLHHLLDTYNNYDKKSPSLPGDKAVAFGDCRAFLQRHVGVLANWPALFVQRALNESPETPAHHWARGMLGSGSMPAVEWLNNDYQTLDSSQLLSTFTTEPTCLTVGCDSEMVVGTGQGTLHFISRNTGQEVKTLESSSDGISSCVLLEDGRLATTSFDGQIEIWDTANGCRMSHIRGHANAITASDVTADGKHLATASLDFALKVWSLRKGDEVAVLPSDSPLNCITFDSEDRLLAAGCWDGKIIVWKWLQDNTQVCLCGHSRSVRSLSFSPSSSSTLCSGSVSGEVRIWSVDASTCVGCFQAHAGAVDALAFLNQSRLLLTAGSDNMLQLWSGGLGRSVAHLKRTPGELEPPQKKSRCDNTSEVGALCVAVNGDYVAAGYHGDGFKLFRLSTGEMIWESGLFRLPVPSLLWLGVDTSASATDPAPPLLVSTGHDKRMRLWRGTLGEDGELTGLEMTEMFGSQLGIILAMAHNDTYMATASDDCTIFLWLLNELRNEHYSELPDSLLKGHSGAVTCLAFSPDGGRLLSGGKDKALMLWDVTLSPPALSKVLPPFHRDWITGCVWSPDCVISSSNDCRLCIWDVEAAQSLREITWRCPLTSVCCLGPYVAAGCADGNLHVWKWETAMEICHIPAHEGPVHACAVLIDADKETNPEDLTVLTAGQDGKVQFWKPLQVEHLSTFQGHAGAICSIACNGSIPEFLTLSKDCSLRSWTWETEKPPSTRGSVSALCFADWDHHVLLAGYESGLLEVWQRSRLVGRMQVRTLARRPCARHARVVFLFLFRPCFQASEGRVAAVCSMPNGRFAVYCLGSCVDVLKLTWNQERSIATLIKVMSHQVLDQVAYLAYCSILIGVSDSGLIFNVACKEDDSNQWSMMVHSWSHRVGVLGLIRNDKKSMWMVGVSDNQVEVGFIFAMGPENGISSSFSAMTLETDTADEENDDCITAVTIAEGFVVCGDVSGNMWFNQTPNASTWSHKKLAHQDKVSVLRLTHSLIISASCDRTVKLWDRSTKKQVGMFVCGGPVVLLEVNPENPSEMVCGDALGKLYHLYWRK; this is encoded by the exons ATGTCATTCCATCGAGCCTTACGCCAGCAGATCAGTCGGAACAATGCGGCCTCGGATGATTCCCCTCGTCGTGGGAGCACGAGAAGAGCAATCCTCTGCACAAGAATGCAACTTCCTCAAATTG CCATGAGGGGGCTGGATTTGCGACCAAACCTGTCCTGTTCTACAACCGGGGCGAGCTTGTCCTCCAACTACGTTCCACCCTGTCTGGAGAACAAGCTCCTGCAGACATCGTCCTCGTTGCTGAGCTCCTCCCTGCAGGCCTGTTCGCTGACCGCCACCTCCTCCCTACAGCCCTCGGCCTTGACCTCCACCTCGTCAGGCGTCCTCCTCTCAGTCTTGTCCGCCACCTCGTCGCTGCTCCTCAACACCGACAACGCACTTCTGAAATCTTCCCATCTGACCTCTTTGACACCATCCAGCGTGAACCCTCTTCTCTCCACCACGTCCCCTTTCCAAGCTCTTCTCTCTCGTATTTCCcagccgccatcttaccttctACAAGAAGGAGAGCAGAAAAAGGATGAAGACGGTGAAGAGGAAATCTCGGAAGCACAGTTATGCTCATTTGAGGAATCGAGCGTT ATGTATTCCGATGATGAGGAGATGTCGtctgaggaggaagaagaacgcGAGAAGGTGGTTGCGCCCGAGGCCATGGAGTTGTATTCACCAGAGCTCAGCAAGGAAAATCAAAGAGTGATCAGTGCCAGGCAGGAGGAATTTGCAGATGTGGTCCGTGGcaagcagcagattgaagaggagcTGAAAAATAAGAAG TATCTCCTGCTGAATGCCGTGTGCCTCTCCCTGGTCCAAAAGAGCAATCCGCCAGGTCAGAAGGACTGGGACTCTGAGGACAGCGTGTGGACCAATATCACCAGCCTGGTTAAGGACATTGCTGCATTTGACCCACAGTTTATTCTTAAG GTGGCACTGTACACGAGACAAGAGTTGAACATCCGCATCACTGCTAACTTCCTCCTGGCTTTGGCGGCTAATCATCCAACCACCAAATCTCACGTGCGCCGCTATTTTTGTGCCAGCGTCCAACTGCCATCTGATTGGCTGGAAGTGGTGCGCATCTACAGCACG TGCTTCAGCCACTCGCTGCCCATGTGCTTGAAGAAGGCCATGGTGGATAAGTTCAAGCAGTTTAGCGAGTATCAACTGGCCAAGTACAACACACGCAAACACCGGTGTAAGCACAACCGAAAAAAGTGCAAGAGCAAG CCAAGTAGCACGGATATGAAAAAATGGGCCAACATGCTACGAACAGATGAGACAATTCTGCAGAAATat CTGCAAATGGACGACCAAAATAACGTAGAGGCCAAAAACACCgtggacaaaaaacaaaatgtgttcAACATGAAGAATTTGATCAAGAAGCTTCATATCAAAGAACCTGCAGACCACGTCATGGCCATTTTAGGAAGAAA GTACCCCACCGACCTGAAGACGTTCAACGGCAGCGGACTTCAAGGCGACTGGGAGCAGGACAGAGCAGGTCAAAGGATGAAGCTGAAGAGTGCAGAGACGTGGGAGCGTCTGCTGAGTCTGGAGGGCAACAAGGCTGCCACCTGGGAGAAACTTATTG ATGATAAGTCCCTGCCCTTCATGGCCATGCTGAGGAACCTGAGGAACATGATCAACCAGGGCATCAGTCTGAAGCATCACCAGAAGGTCCTAAACAGACTCACCAATAAA AAAGCGGTCCTTCAAAGCCGACAGTTTCCCTTCCGCTTTCTGTCTGCCTACAAAGTCATCATGGAGCTTCGTGGTCTTG CCTCACCGAAGAAGGCCTCGGGCAACCAGGAGATCCTGAAGAAGATCCTCAAGCAGGTCCCCGTGAACAAGCGTTTCAGACGCCTCGATTGGGAGTCCACTGGCAAGAAGCGCTTGCGGTTGGCACTCTGTGTGCCATTTGTTTATCGCTTATATCGTACAAAGAAGGATCAAATATTCAAGGCCAG TCGGAGAGAGTACACCGCCGACGTGCTGGACCGTTACCGTCAAGCCTTGGAGAGATCGGTGCAGATCTCGTGCCGCTACAATATCCCGCCCATGCCGGGACGCACGGTCATCTTGATCAACATCAGCATGAGCAGAGGAGACCGGCGCCAAAAGCGCGACTTCTGCCTTCCACCTGACTCGGAATGCagtgaggaagaggaagaggaagaggaagaggaagaccaAGAGGAGGATGAaagcaagaagaaaaagaaaaaaaaggaggacaAGCTCACTCCTTCT ATGTTGGAGGTTACCGTTCTGCTCTCACTGATGATCGCCAGCAGCTGTGAGGATGTCCACGTCTACTTGCTGGATTATAATAAATACTCAGCGGCGCAGCTGGAGTCCGACATGGTTTTGGAGAACGTGAGGAGCGTCATGCAGCAAATCCAG ACATTGCAAAACACAACGGAAAACCCGCTCCAGTACCGCACTTTCTTCTATAACGTCCTCCAGAAAAACAAG GCGGACAACATCATTTTGCTGAATGAGAACTGGACTGGTAACGAGGTCCTCTGGGCCATTAAGAAGTACAGGAAGGAAACCGGCAACAAATGCCTCTTCATTGAAATGGCCATGTCCGACGA tgcGTACGAGTCTAATAAGCCCTCTGACCGGAACCATGTGTATCTACGGGGCTTCAGTGAACAAATGCTCAG gtttGTGGTCGAACGAGGCTCCTCCAGGCTTTTGGACCACGTTGAGCACTTGGACAAACTGTACTATATTCCATCGCCAGCCGGAGCCAAAGATGAGACAACCAATTGCATTGTGTCCATTCCAAAGACTCCTAAATTAAG GTGGCGCGGTGTGCGCGTCTTCATCTCGTCCACCTTCCGCGACATGCACGCCGAACGCGACGTCCTGGTGCGCAGCGTTTTCCCGGAGCTTCGCCGCCGTGCTGCGCAACACTACGTCCACGTGCAGGAGGTGGAGCTGCGATGGGGCCTGACGGAGGAGGAGTCGGGCCGGGCCGCCGCCCTCTGCTTGGCGGAGGTGGCTCGCAGCCAGATGATGGTGGCCATCCTAGGCCAGAGGTACGGCCTGGTGCCGGACAGTCCAGCTCAACTGGATCTACAACAGtataaaggg CTGGCATCGGGACTCAAGGACCTGTCAATCACAGACATGGAGATCCGACATTTTCGGGCTCTCTATGGGGAGACGGCAAAGCAGCGAATGTTGTGCTACTTCAGAGATTCCGACGTCATAAA gaCAATCCCTGTGGCGTGGCGGTCTGACTTTGTTGCTGAGTCAAAAGATGCTGAGTCCAAAATGGCACGGCTGAAGCGATGGATCCATATTCACGAGTTAAAGGTCACTGA TTACTCGTGTGAGTGGGGAGGTGTAGTAGAGGGCAAACCCTACCTGAAGAACCTGGAACATTTTGCCAAGGCAGTGCTTGAAGATCTCTGGGAGGCCGTTGTCCAGCAGTTCGTCAAA CacgacgaggaagaggaggctgGCGCAGATTCCCAGATCAGAGAGCAAGAGGTTCATCAGGAGGCCCTGCAGAGGCAGTTCTTTAGCCGGGCTAAGCTAATGTCGGCAGCGGTGGACATGGTGGAGCAGTTACAAGCCAAGGGAGGAGCTTTGGTGGTGGAGGGAGGGCCTGGCCAGGGCAAGACACTTTTTATG GCCGCACTCGCCGAAGCCCTCCGAAGTAGCACCAAATCCAAGAAAAATCCCACCTGCGACGTCATCTCCTACTCGACGACCGCCAGCCAATCATCTCGCTCCGTGGAGAACCTCCTGCGATGTCTCGTCCGCTGCTTGAGGCGACTGAGAGAAGAGGAATCGCCTCTTCCCGTCTCTTACAA GGATTTGCTGTCAGAGTTTCACACCACTTTGAAGGACATAAAGAGGAACAAACCTCTCGTGTTGCTGGTGGACGGCGTTGATCTTGTGTGTGACAACTGGGATCAGATCAGCTCTGGTTGGATACCTCAGGAATTACCGAAG GGTGTTTGTTTAGCGATGAGCGCCGCGTCCACCTCGGCGTTGGTGCGCGCGCTGTCCAAGAAGAGTTCCACGCTGCTCTTCACCCTGCCGCCGCTCACCATGACTGAACGCAAGGAAATCGTTGAGAAGGAATTGGATTCCTTCGGGAAGAAGCTCAGCGATGCTGCCTTTAATAACCAG CTGCAGACCCTGATCGCCAAGAAAGGTGCCGAGAGTCCTCTCTATCTGCACGTGGCATGTGAAGAGCTAAGGAACTTTGCTTCCTTTGACAAG CTGAACGAGAACCTGCAAGCCTTGCCTCAGTCGCTCAATCTTCTGGTCCAGTACTGCCTGAAGAGAATCTGCTCCGACCACAGAAGCATCGTGGGACTCCGCTGTGCTCTGGCGTCCCTCACCGTCAGCCACGCTG GTTTGAGGGAGCGAGATTTATACTCGCTACTGAATACGTGCAACGACCTGCCCTCGTTTGAAAGACCGGTTGCCTGGCACCAAGTGCTGTCACTGTACAGGAGCCCCAAAGGACGCGTTCCCATGGTGGCATTCACGCGCCTCGTGCAGAGCCTGCGAAG tctgaCAACTCTGTCACACCGCCACGACACTGACGACGTGCTGTCTCTTTCCAACCCGGATGTGAGGCGGGCCTTTGAAGATGTCCTCCTTCCCTCGGAAGATCACCGAAGAAGAGCTCACCTCGTGTTGGCGG GTCACCTGTGGGTGCTGGCTGATTCTCAGGGTACCGATACTTTTCTTCATGGAGAAACGGATGCTGTCTGGCAGCTAACTGCTAACTTG GTACAAAGTGAGGAGCTGGAGGTCCTTCACTCACTTCTGTCCAACTATTACTTTCTCCATGCTAATGTGCGCAACAACCTGCTGCACCACCTGCTCGACACCTACAACAATTACG ACAAGAAGTCGCCCTCATTACCCGGCGACAAGGCGGTCGCTTTTGGCGACTGCAGAGCTTTCCTGCAGCGCCACGTCGGCGTGCTCGCCAACTGGCCGGCTCTCTTCGTTCAACGGGCCCTCAACGAATCTCCCGAGACCCCCGCTCACCACTGGGCCCGTGGCATGCTGGGTAGTGGAAGCATGCCTGCAGTGGAGTGGCTCAACAATGACTACCAAACCTTGGACAGCAG CCAACTGTTGTCTACCTTCACAACCGAGCCCACCTGCTTGACCGTGGGATGCGACAGCGAGATGGTCGTGGGAACCGGGCAGGGAACTTTGCATTTCATCAGTAGAAACACAGGACAG GAAGTGAAGACCCTGGAGAGCAGCAGCGACGGCATCTCCAGCTGCGTCCTGCTCGAGGACGGACGACTGGCCACGACTTCCTTTGACGGGCAAATTGAGATCTGGGACACCGCCAACGGATGCCG GATGTCCCATATTCGGGGCCACGCCAACGCGATCACGGCCAGCGACGTCACCGCCGACGGGAAGCACCTGGCCACAGCCTCCCTGGATTTTGCGCTAAAA GTGTGGTCTTTGAGAAAGGGCGACGAGGTGGCCGTTCTGCCCAGCGACAGTCCTCTGAACTGCATTACCTTTGATTCTGAGGATCGCTTGCTGGCTGCCGGTTGCTGGGACGGGAAGATTATCGTGTGGAAGTGGCTTCAAGATAACACCCAAGTT TGTTTGTGCGGGCACAGCCGCTCGGTGCGCAGCCTGTCCTTCTCGCCGTCGTCCTCGTCCACTCTTTGCTCCGGCTCCGTGTCCGGAGAAGTGCGCATATGGTCGGTGGACGCCTCCACTTGCGTGGGGTGCTTCCAGGCACACGCCGGGGCCGTCGACGCTCTCGCCTTCCTGAACCAGAGCCGCTTGCTCTTGACCGCCGGTTCCGATAACATG CTCCAGCTATGGTCAGGTGGACTTGGACGCTCAGTCGCGCATTTAAAGAGAACCCCG ggggagctggagcctccTCAAAAGAAGAGCCGATGCGACAACACATCGGAGGTCGGCGCGCTATGCGTGGCCGTCAACGGGGACTACGTTGCGGCGGGTTACCATGGCGACGGCTTCAAGCTCTTCCGCCTCAGCACTG GGGAGATGATTTGGGAGTCGGGCCTTTTCCGCTTGCCTGTGCCATCCCTGCTTTGGCTAGGAGTAGACACCTCTGCCTCTGCTACGGATCCGGCACCCCCCTTGCTGGTTTCCACGGGGCACGACAAGCGCATGCGGCTGTGGCGCGGGACCCTCGGGGAGGATGGCGAGTTGACCGGCCTGGAGATGACGGAGATGTTTGGCAGCCAACTTGGCATCATCCTGGCCATGGCGCACAATGACACTTATATGGCCACCGCTTCAG aCGACTGTACTATATTCCTCTGGCTTTTGAACGAGCTAAGGAATGAGCACTATTCAGAGCTCCCTGATAGCCTTCTCAAGGGACACAGTGGAGCGGTGACCTGCCTGGCCTTCAGCCCCGACGGTGGACGGCTGCTCTCCGGTGGGAAAGACAAA GCTCTGATGTTGTGGGACGTGACCTTGTCTCCTCCTGCGCTCTCCAAAGTTCTACCGCCATTCCACAGAGACTGGATCACCGGCTGTGTTTGGAGTCCAGACTGTGTG ATAAGCTCCTCCAATGACTGCAGACTTTGCATATGGGACGTGGAGGCCGCTCAGAGCCTGCGTGAGATCACTTGGCGGTGTCCTTTGACCTCTGTCTGCTGCCTG GGGCCCTACGTGGCAGCCGGATGCGCTGACGGCAACCTGCATGTGTGGAAATGGGAGACCGCTATGGAGATCTGCCACATACCCGCGCACGAGGGGCCGGTTCATGCTTGCGCCGTCCTCATCGATGCAG acaaagaaACCAACCCGGAGGATCTCACTGTGCTCACTGCTGGCCAAGATGGAAAGGTGCAATTCTGGAAACCTTTACAG GTAGAGCACTTAAGCACCTTCCAAGGTCACGCCGGCGCCATTTGCAGCATCGCTTGCAACGGGAGCATCCCGGAGTTTCTCACCTTGTCGAAAGATTGCTCATTGCGAAGCTGGACGTGGGAAACTG AGAAGCCCCCCAGCACGCGAGGATCCGTCTCCGCGCTCTGTTTCGCCGATTGGGACCACCACGTGCTACTCGCCGGTTACGAGTCCGGCCTGCTGGAGGTGTGGCAGCGCAGCCGATTGGTCGGACGAATGCAGGTGAGGACTTTGGCCAGGCGACCATGTGCTCGTCACGCTCGCGtcgtgtttttgtttcttttccgcCCTTGTTTTCAGGCTTCGGAAGGCCGAGTCGCAGCCGTCTGTTCCATGCCTAATGGCCGCTTTGCCGTCTACTGCTTGGGCTCCTGTGTGGATGTGTTGAAGCTGACGTGGAATCAGGAACGCAGCATTGCCAC GCTCATCAAGGTGATGTCGCACCAAGTGTTAGACCAAGTGGCTTACCTGGCATACTGCTCCATTCTCATCGGCGTGTCCGACAGCGGATTGATTTTTAATGTCGCCTGTAAAGAAGATGATTCCAATCAATGGTCAATGATGGTCCACAG CTGGAGTCACCGAGTCGGAGTTCTGGGACTTATCCGAAATGACAAGAAAAGCATGTGGATGGTGGGCGTGTCGGACAACCAGGTCGAGGTCGGCTTTATT TTCGCCATGGGCCCGGAGAACGGCATTTCCTCATCATTCAGCGCCATGACTTTGGAGACGGACACGGCGGATGAGGAGAACGACGATTGCATAACGGCTGTGACCATCGCCGAAG GATTTGTAGTTTGTGGCGATGTGTCGGGAAACATGTGGTTCAATCAAACTCCAAATGCTTCCACGTGGAGCCACAAGAAGCTT GCCCATCAGGACAAAGTCAGTGTGCTGAGGCTCACCCACAGCCTCATCATCTCGGCCTCGTGCGATCGCACGGTCAAGCTTTGGGACAGAAGCACCAAGAAACAA GTGGGAATGTTTGTGTGCGGCGGTCCGGTGGTCTTGCTAGAGGTGAACCCGGAAAATCCCTCGGAGATGGTGTGCGGTGATGCGCTGGGAAAACTTTACCACCTCTACTGGAGGAAATAG